A window of the Synechococcus sp. LTW-R genome harbors these coding sequences:
- a CDS encoding NAD(P) transhydrogenase subunit alpha: MPRECRPGETRVAATPETVRRLAARGCTFVVERGAGQASGYDDASYEEAGAALVDPSSEQWSQADVVLAVQGSDLAQQRSELASLKPGALLLGLLEPHGNDALKQRFEAGRVTALALELLPRISRAQSMDVLSSQANIAGYKAVLLASAALDRYVPMLMTAAGTIQPARALILGAGVAGLQALATARRLGAVAYVSDVRPAAKEQVESLGGRFIDPPELDQKPGEAGGYAKQATEAFLAEQRRQLTEQLALADMVICTAQVPGKKAPRLIDDAMLQHMRPGSVVVDLAVAQGGNCEGTVPGQTVFRHGVQLVAGDGLPCSVANHASALYSRNIAALLELLLNTTAEGASSVNLDLDDEIVSGCLFSHNAPESAGGAA; this comes from the coding sequence GTGCCAAGGGAGTGCCGGCCTGGTGAAACCAGGGTTGCGGCCACTCCCGAAACCGTGCGCCGTTTGGCGGCACGCGGCTGCACCTTCGTCGTGGAGCGCGGCGCTGGCCAGGCCAGCGGTTACGACGATGCCTCCTATGAAGAGGCCGGTGCTGCACTGGTGGACCCCAGTTCTGAACAGTGGTCCCAAGCCGATGTGGTCCTCGCCGTTCAGGGCTCGGATCTGGCCCAACAGCGCTCCGAACTCGCTTCGCTGAAGCCCGGCGCCCTGCTGCTGGGTCTGCTGGAGCCCCACGGCAACGACGCCCTCAAGCAGCGCTTTGAGGCCGGTCGCGTGACCGCACTGGCGCTCGAGCTGCTGCCCCGCATCAGCCGGGCCCAGAGCATGGACGTGCTCTCCTCCCAGGCCAACATCGCTGGCTACAAGGCTGTTCTGCTCGCCTCGGCGGCGCTGGATCGCTACGTGCCGATGCTGATGACGGCCGCGGGCACGATCCAACCGGCCCGCGCCCTGATCCTTGGTGCCGGCGTGGCCGGTCTCCAGGCCCTCGCGACCGCCCGTCGCCTTGGTGCCGTGGCCTACGTCAGCGACGTCCGCCCCGCCGCGAAGGAGCAGGTGGAGTCCCTCGGCGGCCGTTTCATTGATCCCCCTGAGCTGGATCAGAAGCCCGGTGAAGCCGGCGGCTATGCCAAGCAGGCCACCGAGGCCTTCCTGGCTGAGCAGCGTCGTCAGCTCACCGAACAGCTGGCCCTGGCTGACATGGTGATCTGCACCGCCCAGGTTCCCGGCAAGAAGGCGCCGCGTCTGATTGACGACGCGATGCTCCAACACATGCGTCCCGGCAGCGTCGTGGTCGACCTGGCGGTTGCCCAAGGCGGCAACTGCGAAGGCACCGTGCCCGGTCAGACCGTCTTCCGCCATGGCGTTCAGCTGGTCGCCGGTGACGGGCTGCCCTGCAGCGTGGCCAACCACGCCAGTGCCCTTTATTCCCGCAACATCGCCGCCCTGCTGGAGCTGTTGCTGAACACCACCGCCGAGGGGGCCTCCTCGGTGAACCTCGATCTCGACGATGAGATCGTCTCTGGCTGCCTGTTCAGCCACAACGCCCCTGAATCCGCCGGAGGTGCTGCATGA
- a CDS encoding NAD(P) transhydrogenase subunit alpha — protein MSSLNEALWVLLLGSLLGLELIGKVPPTLHTPLMSGANAISGITVLASLTLIAQAQGNPGMLILGAVSLGFALFNVIGGFLVTDRMLAMFSRKKSGARR, from the coding sequence ATGAGCAGCCTGAATGAAGCCCTTTGGGTGCTGCTGCTCGGCAGCCTCCTGGGTCTGGAACTGATTGGCAAGGTGCCTCCCACCCTGCACACCCCCCTGATGAGCGGCGCGAACGCCATCAGCGGCATCACCGTCCTGGCCTCCCTGACCCTGATCGCTCAGGCCCAGGGCAACCCTGGGATGTTGATCCTCGGCGCGGTCTCTCTGGGCTTCGCCCTGTTCAACGTGATCGGGGGCTTCCTCGTGACCGACCGCATGCTCGCCATGTTCAGCCGCAAGAAGTCAGGAGCACGCCGATGA